One segment of Salvia splendens isolate huo1 chromosome 20, SspV2, whole genome shotgun sequence DNA contains the following:
- the LOC121781040 gene encoding wall-associated receptor kinase-like 10, translated as MRFLFITLSVFSWLCLTVTAISLSKPGCPEKCGNVTIPYPFGVGSKCSAKCVIDSTECKEAFYTIICHNSSTPFLSIINMEVVKISLYGTLIVKLPVSPMNCSDKQTTVPVPISLRGSPFTISAHYNSLFVLGCMSSVWLRSETMQTVGGCTAICDGNSTDTSCSGVNCCQTNIPERPQELEYTYRSIEGSNKSRFCGYAFPADKKWIQNAYTFHSGLNQDPLNPYDAGFRFAQLVIDWEHIGFEDFHDNSVCKTLPEGRSDEYIDDYYTPRYDTTGNNYVSSTRYCSCRDGFEGNPYLGPEEGCIDVNECSNSTLNICGGNGTCINTIGGFTCRKRSAAKIVIISVGSAAGGLVLLLGAFFATRTMRKRMKDKHKLKCLALLLEQQLSSVDNGLEKTRLFSSKELSRATDFYNENRILGRGGQGTVYKGMLTNGRIVAVKKSKKVEEVDLEAFINEVVILSQINHRNVVKLLGCCLETEVPLLVYEFIQNGTLHQHIHDPNEEFPLSWELRVRIAREVAGALAYLHSSSSAPIYHRDIKSSNILLDDKYRAKVSDFGISRSISVDQTHLTTRVQGTFGYLDPEYFQSSQFTEKSDVYSFGVVVVELLTGEKAVSAIRAAEGRGLAAHFLHSMEENQLFNILDARVIKEGTKEDILAIAELSRRCLHPNGKRRPTMKEVAVELEGKRLLEEGNFQQEEGEERNIVEVDESDEFSFTSESRGGDTITQ; from the coding sequence ATGAGGTTTCTCTTTATTACACTCTCTGTCTTTTCCTGGCTATGCCTAACCGTAACTGCCATATCTTTGTCGAAGCCTGGTTGCCCCGAAAAGTGTGGGAATGTAACCATTCCGTATCCTTTTGGGGTTGGTTCCAAATGCAGTGCAAAATGTGTTATTGATTCCACTGAATGCAAAGAAGCATTCTACACAATTATCTGCCATAATTCGTCCACTCCATTCTTGAGCATCATCAATATGGAAGTGGTGAAGATTTCGCTGTATGGAACGTTGATTGTAAAGCTGCCCGTGTCGCCTATGAATTGCTCAGATAAGCAGACAACTGTCCCTGTGCCTATTTCACTTCGTGGCAGCCCTTTTACGATCTCAGCACACTACAATTCTTTATTTGTGCTGGGCTGCATGAGTTCAGTCTGGCTGCGTTCTGAGACGATGCAGACAGTTGGAGGATGCACGGCTATCTGTGATGGGAATTCCACGGACACGAGCTGCAGTGGTGTTAACTGCTGCCAAACGAATATACCGGAACGACCACAAGAGTTGGAGTATACTTATCGAAGCATTGAAGGGAGCAATAAGAGTAGATTTTGTGGCTATGCTTTTCCTGCTGACAAGAAATGGATACAGAATGCTTACACGTTTCATAGTGGCCTAAATCAAGATCCGTTGAATCCATATGACGCGGGATTCAGATTTGCACAACTGGTGATTGATTGGGAGCACATTGGATTCGAAGACTTCCATGACAATTCTGTTTGCAAAACGCTGCCTGAAGGTCGCAGTGATGAATACATTGATGATTACTACACACCGCGTTATGATACTACTGGAAACAACTATGTATCATCGACTAGATACTGCTCTTGTCGTGATGGTTTCGAAGGGAATCCGTATCTAGGCCCTGAAGAAGGATGCATTGATGTAAATGAATGCAGCAACTCAACATTGAACATATGTGGTGGTAATGGGACTTGCATCAATACAATCGGAGGCTTCACTTGTCGGAAAAGATCTGCTGCCAAAATAGTGATTATCAGTGTTGGCAGCGCGGCTGGAGGGCTGGTTTTGTTACTCGGGGCGTTTTTTGCCACTAGAACTATGAGGAAAAGAATGAAGGATAAACACAAACTCAAGTGTTTAGCCTTATTGTTGGAACAGCAGTTGTCGTCCGTGGATAATGGCCTTGAGAAAACTAGGTTGTTCAGTTCGAAAGAGCTATCAAGAGCTACTGATTTTTATAATGAGAATCGGATACTTGGCCGTGGAGGTCAAGGCACTGTCTACAAAGGAATGCTGACTAATGGAAGGATTGTTGCAGTCAAGAAGTCGAAGAAGGTGGAAGAAGTAGATCTTGAAGCATTCATCAACGAGGTTGTCATTCTCTCACAGATTAATCATAGGAATGTGGTCAAATTATTGGGATGTTGTCTTGAGACTGAAGTTCCTCTCCTCGTCTACGAGTTCATCCAAAACGGCACTCTCCACCAACACATCCATGATCCTAATGAGGAATTCCCATTATCATGGGAGTTGAGAGTTAGGATTGCAAGAGAAGTAGCTGGAGCACTCGCTTACTTGCATTCTTCTTCGTCTGCACCTATCTATCACCGCGATATCAAGTCATCGAACATACTTTTGGATGACAAATACCGCGCCAAAGTCTCGGATTTTGGGATATCAAGATCAATTTCTGTTGATCAAACTCACCTGACCACGCGTGTGCAAGGAACCTTTGGCTATTTGGATCCGGAGTATTTCCAGTCAAGTCAGTTCACAGAAAAGAGCGATGTCTATAGCTTTGGCGTGGTTGTGGTTGAGCTTTTAACCGGAGAGAAAGCAGTGTCAGCAATCAGAGCTGCAGAGGGGAGGGGTTTGGCTGCACACTTCTTGCATTCCATGGAGGAAAACCAGCTGTTTAATATACTCGATGCCAGGGTGATCAAAGAGGGCACAAAGGAAGATATTCTTGCTATAGCTGAACTTTCTCGAAGATGTCTGCATCCGAACGGTAAGAGAAGACCAACGATGAAGGAAGTTGCAGTTGAGTTGGAAGGCAAACGTTTACTCGAAGAAGGAAACTTTCAACAAGAAGAAGGTGAAGAACGCAATATTGTTGAAGTTGATGAGTCTGATGAATTCTCCTTCACCTCAGAAAGCAGAGGTGGTGATACAATCACTCAATAG
- the LOC121780665 gene encoding probable ribose-5-phosphate isomerase 1 yields the protein MAIAQRIARAAVEQPKLVGPAAPPLLQAVALTQDDLKKIAAYKAVEHVKSGMVVGLGTGSTAKHAVDRIAQLLRQGKLKNIVGVPTSTQTHEQAVSLGIPLSDLGSHPVVDLAIDGADEVDPSLNLVKGRGGSLLREKMVESVAKKFIVIVDESKLVKYVGGSRLAMPVEVVQFSWSHSLKRLEALFAHAGCVAQLRKAAAEGGGKKPYVTDNNNYIIDLYFEKEIGDLNRASDAVLRLPGIVDHGMFIGLATSVIIAGVDGVTIKTKKGNEIELDYFCYSDLRKGL from the coding sequence ATGGCCATTGCTCAACGGATCGCCCGCGCCGCGGTGGAGCAGCCGAAGCTAGTCGGCCCCGCCGCGCCTCCGCTGCTGCAGGCCGTCGCCCTCACGCAGGACGATTTGAAGAAGATCGCCGCTTACAAGGCCGTCGAGCACGTGAAATCCGGCATGGTGGTGGGGCTCGGCACCGGCTCCACGGCCAAGCACGCCGTCGACCGAATCGCGCAGCTCCTCCGCCAGGGGAAGCTGAAAAACATCGTCGGCGTGCCGACGTCAACGCAGACGCACGAGCAGGCAGTCTCGCTCGGCATCCCCCTCTCGGATCTCGGCTCCCACCCCGTCGTCGATTTGGCGATCGACGGCGCGGATGAGGTCGATCCCTCGCTCAATTTGGTTAAGGGGCGCGGAGGGAGCCTATTGAGGGAGAAAATGGTGGAATCTGTCGCGAAGAAATTCATCGTGATTGTTGACGAATCGAAATTGGTGAAATACGTCGGCGGAAGCAGGCTCGCAATGCCGGTTGAGGTCGTGCAGTTTAGCTGGAGCCATTCGCTGAAGAGGCTTGAGGCGCTATTCGCGCACGCCGGCTGTGTAGCACAGCTGCggaaggcggcggcggagggcggCGGGAAAAAGCCCTATGTGACTGACAacaacaattacataattgattTGTATTTCGAGAAGGAAATTGGGGATTTGAATAGGGCGAGCGATGCGGTGTTGAGGCTTCCTGGAATCGTCGATCACGGGATGTTTATCGGATTAGCAACCTCTGTGATTATCGCCGGAGTCGACGGCGTCACGATCAAGACGAAGAAAGGGAATGAGATTGAGCTGGATTATTTTTGCTACAGCGATTTGAGGAAAGGGTTATAA
- the LOC121781729 gene encoding uncharacterized protein LOC121781729, translated as MQFVYMLPRWEGLTGDSRVLRDAVCRPNGLKVPEGCYYLCDNRYANSKGFLTPYKGVRYHLKEWDPGNAMPQNPKEMFNMRHTRARNVIERAFAVLKMRWGILRVASYYPIKTQIRLIMTCFLLHNFIRREMAIDPIEAQLDGLNEYNSNVYDGGVPDHVENVEPSEEWSQFRDNLAEMMWANRYRG; from the exons ATGCAGTTTGTGTACATGCTACCCCGTTGGGAGGGTTTGACGGGTGATTCACGTGTACTGCGGGACGCCGTTTGTCGGCCGAATGGACTTAAGGTCCCAGAAG GTTGTTATTATCTTTGTGATAACAGATATGCCAATAGCAAGGGATTCTTGACTCCCTACAAAGGTGTCCGATACCATCTCAAAGAATGGGATCCGGGCAATGCGATGCCGCAAAACCCGAAGGAGATGTTCAACATGCGCCATACGAGAGCAAGAAATGTCATCGAGCGCGCCTTTGCAGTACTGAAGATGCGTTGGGGCATTCTACGTGTTGCTTCTTACTACCCAATCAAAACTCAAATAAGGCTAATCATGACGTGTTTTTTGCTGCATAATTTTATACGTCGCGAAATGGCCATTGATCCTATTGAAGCCCAGCTGGATGGACTTAATGAATACAACTCAAACGTATATGACGGTGGTGTACCCGACCATGTCGAAAACGTTGAGCCTTCTGAGGAATGGTCTCAGTTTCGCGACAATTTAGCTGAAATGATGTGGGCTAATAGATACCGCGGATGA
- the LOC121782808 gene encoding uncharacterized protein LOC121782808: MGKRASLCFAVSLLALSIFFNSSFVLCHPRDPFKSILGEENMGSWKDQMLSSNGEAPGPASDASTLVLAANRTKRPDILARFHRYRGGWDIANKHYWTSVGFTGAAAFSLAILWFVSFGVALLVHYSCGWKIKFTRNEASWSLRICLLLLILFTSAAAIGCILLSVGQVDFHGEAMDTLNYVVNQSEFTVETLRNVTEYLSLAKTVNVAQIFLPSDVGNDIDQLNVQLNSAADTLELKTNENSSKIRIVFSKVKSALITIAAVMLVVSLLGLALSIFGHQHVIHIFIISGWLLVAVTFILCGVFIILDNAIADTCLAMGEWVENPHAETALSNILPCVDQRTTNQTLYKSKQVINDISNMVNGFVGSVANSNPPPQAGSSYYNQSGPVIPPLCYPYDAQLQERICSDGELSMEIASTVWQTYTCNVSSFGICTSVGRLTPAMYTELLTAVNVSYALEHYAPVLLNLQNCNFVRDTFRNITSSYCPPLDHYLRVVNAGLGLISVGVMLSLALWILYVNRPQREEVFAKLSSRIRRGCGSGDGVLSAGATPRHGA, from the exons ATGGGGAAGAGGGCTTCTCTCTGCTTTGCTGTTTCTCTCCTTGCTCTCTCCATCTTCTTCAACTCAAGCTTCGTGCTTTGCCACCCCAGAGATCCTTTCAAGTCCATCTTAG GGGAAGAAAATATGGGGTCATGGAAGGATCAGATGTTGAGCTCTAACGGAGAAGCTCCGGGGCCGGCCAGTGATGCGAGCACGCTTGTGTTGGCGGCGAACAGGACGAAGAGGCCCGACATTCTTGCTAGGTTTCATAGATATAGAGGTGGATGGGATATTGCCAACAAACACTACTGGACT TCCGTTGGATTTACAGGTGCTGCAGCTTTCAGTCTTGCCATTTTATGGTTCGTTTCTTTCGGTGTGGCTCTTCTGGTGCACTACTCGTGTGGATGGAAGATAAAATTCACCAGAAATGAAGCAAGCTGGTCTCTCAGGATATGCCTCTTGCTTCTCATTCTCTTTACCTCTGCTGCAGC CATTGGGTGCATTTTGCTTTCTGTGGGGCAAGTCGACTTTCATGGAGAAGCAATGGATACTCTGAATTACGTCGTGAATCAGTCAGAGTTCACAGTAGAGACGCTTAGAAACGTCACAGAATACTTATCACTAGCGAAAACTGTCAATGTGGCCCAGATTTTCCTTCCATCAGACGTTGGGAATGACATTGATCAGTTAAATGTACAACTGAACTCTGCAGCAGACACATTGGAGCTGAAGACTAATGAAAACTCAAGCAAAATACGCATAGTCTTCAGCAAAGT GAAGTCTGCACTGATCACCATTGCTGCAGTGATGCTCGTTGTATCACTTTTAGGTCTCG CATTGTCTATCTTTGGCCATCAGCATGTGATACACAT ATTCATTATCAGTGGATGGTTACTTGTTGCTGTTACATTCATCCTTTGCGGTGTTTTTATTATTCTCGACAA CGCTATTGCTGACACGTGTTTGGCAATGGGAGAGTGGGTCGAGAATCCTCACGCAGAAACGGCCCTCAGCAACATCTTGCCTTGCGTCGACCAGAGGACTACGAATCAAACCCTTTACAAGAGCAAACAAGTTATCAATGATATCTCAAATATGGTTAATGGCTTCGTGGGCTCGGTTGCCAACTCGAACCCTCCTCCCCAGGCTGGTTCGAGTTACTACAACCAATCCGGCCCAGTCATACCGCCTCTCTGCTACCCATACGACGCGCAGCTGCAGGAACGGATTTGTTCAGATGGGGAACTCTCCATGGAAATTGCCTCCACG GTGTGGCAGACTTATACGTGCAACGTATCCTCGTTCGGCATCTGCACCAGCGTCGGGAGGCTAACTCCGGCCATGTACACGGAGCTATTGACCGCAGTGAACGTGAGCTACGCCCTCGAGCACTATGCTCCGGTGCTGCTGAATCTCCAAAACTGCAACTTTGTGCGGGACACCTTCCGCAACATTACCTCGAGCTATTGCCCCCCTCTCGACCACTACCTACGTGTCGTGAACGCCGGGCTAGGGCTGATCTCGGTCGGCGTGATGCTCAGCCTCGCCCTGTGGATACTCTACGTGAACCGCCCCCAAAGGGAGGAGGTGTTTGCAAAGCTCTCTTCACGGATACGTCGCGGCTGCGGAAGTGGGGATGGCGTACTTTCCGCCGGCGCGACGCCGCGGCACGGAGCTTAG
- the LOC121782846 gene encoding sulfhydryl oxidase 2-like, producing MSSVAIITLLIQTLFLYTDGAFPAAAVSNSAPFAAGSRFLLRSINSGKSEKPDYAVELNATNFDSVLSETPATHAIVEFFAHWCPACRNYKPQYEKVAKIFNGADAAHPGLILMTRVDCALKINNNLCDKFSVGHYPTLLWGPPSKFVHGSFDPNQGKGEILSIDDGRTAERLLNWINKQLRSSYLLDDQKYENDQLQKNSSDIGQIAQAIYDIEEATSTAFDIILDHKMIKSETQLSLVKFLQLLVVHHPSRRCRKGTAEILVDFDNISVDKKETESGIGAGEPRHYDICGKGVPRGYWMFCRGSTNETRGFSCGLWVLLHSLSVRVDDGESELAFSTTCDFIHNFFVCEECRQHFYSMCSSVSSPFKKSRDFALWLWSAHNKVNERLMKEEPSLGTSDPEFPKIMWPPRQLCPSCYASTTGKDSNEMGWDHDKVYTFLKGYYGKELVTLYKEKELLAERWSAGLTAEDLTASTSVHALVVPLGAALAIAVASCAFGALACYWRQHQKSRKPPRKSWN from the exons ATGTCTTCAGTAGCCATTATCACTCTGTTAATCCAAACGCTGTTTTTATATACCGACGGAGCTTTTCCGGCGGCGGCGGTATCGAACTCAGCGCCGTTTGCAGCTGGATCTCGTTTCCTGCTGCGATCTATCAACAGCGGTAAATCTGAAAAACCTGATTACGCTGTGGAATTGAATGCCACGAACTTCGATTCCGTGCTCAGTGAAACCCCCGCTACTCATGCTATTGTGGAATTTTTCGCTCACTG GTGCCCAGCTTGTAGAAATTACAAG CCCCAGTACGAGAAGGTTGCAAAGATTTTTAATGGAGCAGATGCTGCCCATCCAGGACTCATATTGATGACCAGAGTAGATTGTGCCCTAAAG ATAAATAATAATCTTTGTGATAAGTTCTCTGTCGGGCACTACCCTACACTTCTGTGGGGGCCACCTTCTAAATTTGTGCATGGAAGTTTTGACCCAAACCAAGGAAAAGGTGAAATTCTCTCTATTGATGACGGGCGAACAGCTGAGCGCCTGCTAAATTGGATTAATAAGCAATTGCGCAG CTCATATCTCTTGGATGACCAGAAATATGAGAACGATCAACTTCAGAAAAACTCTTCCGATATTGGACAG ATTGCACAAGCTATTTATGATATTGAGGAGGCAACATCCACTGCTTTTGACATCATATTAGACCATAAA ATGATCAAATCAGAGACGCAATTGTCGCTTGTGAAGTTCCTCCAACTTTTGGTGGTCCATCACCCATCTAGAAG ATGCCGGAAGGGAACTGCCGAAATACTTGTTGATTTTGATAACATTTCAGTCGACAAGAAAGAAACAGAAAGTGGTATTGGGGCGGGAGAACCCAGGCATTATGACATTTGTGGAAAAGGTGTACCTCGTGGGTACTGG ATGTTTTGTCGGGGAAGCACGAATGAAACCAGAGGTTTTAG TTGTGGTTTGTGGGTTCTATTGCATTCACTCTCTGTAAGAGTTGATGATGGAGAAAGCGAGTTGGCATTCTCTACCACTTGTGATTTCATACATAATTTCTTCGTCTGTGAGGAGTGTAGGCAACATTTTTACAGCATGTGTTCAAG TGTTTCTAGCCCTTTCAAGAAATCCCGTGATTTCGCCCTCTGGCTATGGAGCGCACACAACAAAGTTAACGAGCGACTCATGAAGGAAGAGCCCTCTCTTGGAACCAGTGATCCTGAATTTCCCAAAATCATGTGGCCTCCAAGACAGCTCTGCCCTTCTTGCTATGCGAGTACGACTGGGAAAGACAGCAATGAAATGGGGTGGGATCACGACAAGGTGTACACGTTTTTGAAGGGCTATTACGGGAAGGAACTTGTAACTTTATACAAGGAAAAGGAACTTCTTGCAGAGAGGTGGTCAGCTGGGTTGACAGCCGAGGATTTGACAGCTTCAACCTCAGTGCACGCCCTCGTTGTTCCTCTCGGAGCTGCATTGGCCATCGCTGTTGCCAGCTGTGCATTCGGAGCACTCGCCTGTTACTGGCGCCAACATCAGAAGAGCCGGAA GCCGCCAAGAAAAAGCTGGAACTGA
- the LOC121781044 gene encoding repressor of RNA polymerase III transcription MAF1 homolog — MKYMEYTPLDKINDFLSHVTLGQRTIEGCLEAYSCKHTGTDKKLSLSLENEILDHLGKSLDTDSSSPDEYLLSRSSRKTLIYLLLILHHMYPDFAFSAARVHEFFTEETWDSFKQIFDVYMLEASKEWSEENEGDSLLATLHKALDEVVKVSECEIYSYNPDSDADPFLEKGAIWSYHFFFYNRKLKRVVSFRFSCLSSLVSEGFHLDEPSLEEDGEIFDDMDI; from the exons ATGAAGTACATGGAATACACTCCTCTTGACAA AATTAATGATTTCTTGAGTCATGTAACTCTTGGACAACGTACAATTGAAGGATGCTTGGAAGCTTACTCTT GCAAACATACCGGAACAGATAAGAAGCTCTCTCTCAGCTTGGAGAATGAG ATTCTTGATCATCTTGGAAAGTCTTTGGATACCGACTCTTCTTCACCTGATGAATATCTTCTTAGTAGATCCAG CCGGAAGACATTGATTTATCTTCTTCTTATTCTTCATCACATGTATCCGGACTTCGCTTTCAG TGCAGCCAGAGTTCACGAATTTTTCACTGAAGAAACCTGGGACAGTTTTAAGCAGATATTTGATGTTTACATGCTCGAAGCTTCAAAG GAGTGGTCTGAGGAGAATGAAGGAGATTCCTTGCTTGCAACCTTACACAAGGCTTTAGATGAG GTCGTAAAAGTGTCAGAATGTGAAATCTACAGCTACAACCCTGATTCTGATGCAGATCCATTCCTGGAGAAAGGAGCCAT ATGGTCATACCATTTCTTCTTCTACAATAGAAAGCTCAAGCGCGTTGTAAGCTTTCGTTTCAGCTGTTTAAG CTCCTTGGTTAGTGAAGGCTTTCATCTTGATGAGCCGAGTCTAGAGGAAGACGGAGAAATATTTGATGACATGGACATATGA
- the LOC121781728 gene encoding uncharacterized protein LOC121781728: protein MRKPGTNYTRFYMLLDDILIVLRIETIILVHRYLSCTSRRQHRVIVEHARRYSVIKKLPAQVKHLDRLVNVTDYDYVANPRMDRNTFGRLCLILSERSGLWTGKCVGVEEQVAMFISVLAHHHKNCVVKFHFWRSGSTVSNYVNKVLGAVLSLHAILLSRPIPVPNECTDHRWKWFKVSFKAV from the coding sequence ATGAGAAAACCCGGAACTAATTACACCCGCTTCTACATGCTCCTAGATGATATTTTGATTGTTTTGCGCATAGAAACCATTATTCTCGTACACAGATACCTTAGTTGTACATCCCGGCGGCAACATCGTGTTATCGTTGAGCACGCAAGAAGGTATAGCGTGATCAAGAAGCTCCCAGCGCAAGTTAAGCACCTTGATAGGTTGGTCAACGTAACAGACTACGATTATGTAGCAAACCCCCGAATGGATCGGAACACATTTGGGCGCCTCTGCCTCATATTATCCGAACGCAGTGGTCTGTGGACTGGTAAGTGTGTTGGGGTTGAGGAACAAGTTGCAATGTTCATCAGTGTCCTTGCACATCATCACAAGAACTGCGTTGTTAAATTCCACTTCTGGCGATCTGGTTCTACTGTGTCGAATTATGTTAACAAGGTTTTAGGAGCAGTTCTTAGTCTACATGCGATTCTCTTATCGAGGCCCATCCCTGTCCCCAACGAGTGCACTGACCATCGCTGGAAGTGGTTTAAGGTGAGTTTCAAGGCTGTGTAG